Sequence from the Microbacterium sp. AZCO genome:
GAGCAGCTGCGCGATGTCGGCCATCAGCACGTCCGTCGCCGCCACGAGACCGGCAGGCTGACTCTCGGCCGCGCGGAACGTCGAGAGATCCACGGGCGGGCCGATGACGACCCGCACGGGGCGCCGCAGCGGCCAGAGCTTGAGCTTGCCGTAGCGCGGAAGCACGGCCTGGCATCCCCACTGCGCCATCGGGACGAGCGGGATGTCGCCCGCGAGAGCGAGCCGCACGGCGCCCGTCTTGCCGCGCATCGGCCACATGCCGGGGTCGCGCGTCAGAGTGCCCTCGGGGTACACGATCACCCCGCGACCGAGCTCGACGAGAGTCTCGGACGTTTCGAGCGTCTGCCGGGCCGAGGCCGCCGACGACGAGCGTGCGACCGGCACCATGCCGGTGATGCGGAGGATCCAGCCCAGCACCGGCACGCGGAACAGCGACTCCTTCGCCATGAAGCGCGGCGCGCGGCCCGCCTTCCAGACCGCCAGCGCGACGGCCAGCGGGTCGGACTCGGAGTAGTGGTTGGGGGCGAGGACGTACGCGCCTTCGCGCGGCAGGTTCTCGGCGCCCTCGATGTCGAGCTTGAACAGCAGCGAGATGAGGGGCGCGATCACGGCGGCGAGCGGCCAGAAGACGCTCGGCTTCGACTTCTCGGTCGACGCCTTCAGCCGCGGCGAGGTGGCTGCCACGGCGTCAGCCGATGACGTCGAAGTCGGCGCCGAGGGCGTCGAGCTTGGCGAACAGCTTCTCGTAGCCGCGACGGATGATGCCGACGTTGCGCACGACCGACTCGCCCTCCGCCGCGAGAGCGGCGATGAGGTAGCTGTAGCCCCCGCGCAGATCCGGCACCACGACGTCGGCGCCGTGCAGCGGCGTCGGGCCCGTGATGACGGCGGCCTGCTCGAGCTCCCGACGCGGAACGCGGCGGTCGGCGGAGGCGAGCCCGTGCGGGTGCACGACGATGTCGGCGCCCATCTGCACGAGGGCCTTCGTGAAGCCGAGGCGGTTCTCGTACACGGTCTCGTGGACGGTCGACACGCCGGGGGCCTGCGTCAGCGCCACGATGAGCGGCTGCTGCCAGTCGGTCATGAAGCCCGGGTGGACGTCGGTCTCGACGACGACGGGCTTCAGCGCGCCGTCGCGACGGAACTGGATGCCGTCCTCGCGGATGTCGAACCAGCCGCCCGCCTTGCGGAAGACGTTGAGGAAGGTGAGCATCTCCTGCTGCTTGGCGCCGCCGACGAAGACGTCGCCGTCGGTCGCGAGGGCGGCGCACGCCCACGAGGCCGCCTCGTTGCGGTCGAAGATGCAGCGGTGGTCGTACCCCCGCAGCGAGTCGACGCCCTCGATGAGGATGACGCGGTTCGGCTCGTACGAGATGATCGCGCCCATCTTCTGCAGCACCGCGATGAGGTCCATGATCTCGGGCTCGATCGCCGCGTTGCGCAGCTCGGTCGTGCCCTTCGCCCGGACGGCCGTGAGCAGCACCTGCTCCGTCGCGCCGACGCTCGGGTAGGGCAGCTCGATGAGTGCGCCGTGCAGGCCCTGCGGGGCCGACAGGCGGATGCCGCTCGGCAGCTTCTCGACGATCGCGCCGAAGTTGCGCAGCGCGTCGAGGTGGAAGTCGATGGGACGGTCGCCGATGCGGCACCCGCCGAGGTCGGGGATGAACGCCTGGCCGAGCAGGTGCAGGAGCGGCCCGCAGAACAGGATCGGGATGCGGGATGCCCCGGCGTGCGCGTCGATCTCCTCGAAGTGGGCCGACACGGCGCCGCTCGGGTCGAGGTGGAGCACGCCCTCCTCGTCGCCGTCGTCGACGCGCACGCCGTGCACCTCGAGCAGCGAGCGGACGACCTGCACGTCGCTGATGTCGGGGACATCGCGCAGCGTGCTGGTCGTCTCGCCGAGCAGCGCCGCGACCATGGCCTTCGTCGCGAGGTTCTTCGCACCCTTCACCTCGACGCGACCCGTCAGCGGTCGACCGCCGCGGATCGCGAGGGTCTCTCCGGACAACTCTCTGTCTCCTGTCTTCGGACCTGCCGAGTCGCTGAGAAGTGTGTTCATCCGGTGGGACCTCACTTTGTCGGTGATGGATGGCGCGGCTCGCCCTGGTGGGGCGCCGGCGAGGGTGCGGGAACGCCTTAGCTTACGGAATCGGAAGTGTGCGAGGCCTCCACGCCTCGCGACGAGCCTCGAATTCGGAG
This genomic interval carries:
- the murA gene encoding UDP-N-acetylglucosamine 1-carboxyvinyltransferase, yielding MNTLLSDSAGPKTGDRELSGETLAIRGGRPLTGRVEVKGAKNLATKAMVAALLGETTSTLRDVPDISDVQVVRSLLEVHGVRVDDGDEEGVLHLDPSGAVSAHFEEIDAHAGASRIPILFCGPLLHLLGQAFIPDLGGCRIGDRPIDFHLDALRNFGAIVEKLPSGIRLSAPQGLHGALIELPYPSVGATEQVLLTAVRAKGTTELRNAAIEPEIMDLIAVLQKMGAIISYEPNRVILIEGVDSLRGYDHRCIFDRNEAASWACAALATDGDVFVGGAKQQEMLTFLNVFRKAGGWFDIREDGIQFRRDGALKPVVVETDVHPGFMTDWQQPLIVALTQAPGVSTVHETVYENRLGFTKALVQMGADIVVHPHGLASADRRVPRRELEQAAVITGPTPLHGADVVVPDLRGGYSYLIAALAAEGESVVRNVGIIRRGYEKLFAKLDALGADFDVIG
- a CDS encoding lysophospholipid acyltransferase family protein is translated as MAATSPRLKASTEKSKPSVFWPLAAVIAPLISLLFKLDIEGAENLPREGAYVLAPNHYSESDPLAVALAVWKAGRAPRFMAKESLFRVPVLGWILRITGMVPVARSSSAASARQTLETSETLVELGRGVIVYPEGTLTRDPGMWPMRGKTGAVRLALAGDIPLVPMAQWGCQAVLPRYGKLKLWPLRRPVRVVIGPPVDLSTFRAAESQPAGLVAATDVLMADIAQLLSTIREEPAPAERWNPAEHGQKETGRLEP